Proteins from a single region of Cytophagaceae bacterium:
- a CDS encoding Hsp20/alpha crystallin family protein, with protein sequence MKTLVRNFDNLNSFPALFNEFFGEPALSKWNPEVPSANIKETEDNFKIELAAPGYKKDAFKVEVNERNLTISAEEKTENEEKTENYIRKEYSFGSFKRSFRLPQTVDTDKIEAVYEDGVLNLVIPKKEEAKPKEPKLISIN encoded by the coding sequence ATGAAAACGTTAGTAAGAAATTTCGACAATCTCAACTCATTCCCTGCTTTGTTCAACGAATTTTTCGGTGAACCTGCTTTAAGTAAATGGAACCCTGAGGTACCATCAGCCAACATTAAAGAAACTGAAGACAACTTCAAAATAGAACTGGCCGCTCCGGGGTACAAAAAAGATGCCTTCAAGGTAGAAGTGAATGAGCGTAACCTCACCATTTCGGCAGAAGAAAAAACCGAAAACGAAGAAAAAACCGAAAACTACATCAGAAAAGAATATAGCTTCGGTTCGTTCAAGAGATCTTTCAGGTTGCCGCAAACTGTCGATACCGATAAAATTGAGGCGGTGTATGAAGACGGCGTGTTAAATTTGGTGATTCCTAAAAAAGAAGAGGCCAAGCCAAAAGAACCAAAATTGATTTCGATAAATTAA
- a CDS encoding DUF2975 domain-containing protein, translated as MEKHSRTFLKLMEVFAGIAMVGYAIEAGSKIIATIVSMYNPVGAHNLYIGLDMSPVYAYSKSYFVMAMSMLIAIPMLKSAIWWAVIVMLRKLDLDNPFSQDFTSGFGKVVNLLSGIVILSVIANIWLKWLEKTVGHFDFPRLAVEEYLFMTALVFILTQIFKKGHELKQETDLTI; from the coding sequence ATGGAAAAGCATTCTAGAACATTTTTAAAACTGATGGAGGTATTTGCAGGTATAGCCATGGTGGGCTATGCCATTGAAGCCGGCAGCAAGATTATCGCAACTATTGTGAGTATGTACAACCCCGTGGGTGCACACAACTTGTACATCGGGCTAGATATGAGTCCGGTTTATGCTTATAGTAAATCCTATTTCGTTATGGCGATGAGTATGCTTATAGCAATTCCGATGCTTAAATCGGCCATCTGGTGGGCAGTGATTGTGATGCTCAGGAAGCTGGATCTGGACAATCCTTTTTCACAAGACTTTACATCAGGTTTCGGAAAAGTGGTCAATTTGTTAAGCGGAATTGTGATTTTGAGTGTAATTGCCAATATTTGGTTAAAATGGCTCGAAAAGACAGTTGGGCATTTTGATTTTCCCCGATTGGCTGTGGAAGAATACCTCTTTATGACGGCCCTGGTATTTATCCTGACCCAGATATTCAAAAAAGGACACGAACTCAAACAAGAAACCGACCTTACGATCTGA
- a CDS encoding SCP2 sterol-binding domain-containing protein produces MTLQEYFEKLSSKVNPDEIEGIDTKINFDLKGKEVHIIVKDKTITQAEGLAPDAEVSITAKEDDLLSIIKGDTNPMMAMMMGKIKISNPGAMMKYAKLLGLM; encoded by the coding sequence ATGACACTTCAGGAATATTTCGAAAAACTTAGTTCAAAAGTCAATCCCGACGAAATTGAGGGTATTGATACCAAAATAAATTTTGACCTTAAAGGCAAAGAAGTTCATATCATAGTGAAAGACAAAACTATTACTCAAGCCGAAGGCCTCGCTCCTGATGCTGAGGTTAGTATCACTGCAAAAGAGGACGACCTGTTGTCAATCATTAAAGGTGACACCAACCCCATGATGGCCATGATGATGGGTAAAATAAAAATTTCAAATCCGGGAGCAATGATGAAATACGCCAAATTACTGGGTTTGATGTAA
- a CDS encoding RNA polymerase sigma factor, protein MKNSKLKHLKDEELVALYVDTQRNTYFEELYDRYANKVYRKCYSFVYDQEKAQDFTHDIFLKLIVKIGTFKETSKFSTWLYSITYNYCMDQIRVKKKQKEYALDENYDIEDSDDSGLVELQSQGLHKSLEKMPSDEKALLLMKYQDDFSIKEISETLKISESAVKMRLLRSKDKLRKLYLENMAVFALIILKIIYLLRK, encoded by the coding sequence TTGAAGAACTCTAAACTCAAACATCTAAAAGACGAGGAACTGGTAGCCTTGTATGTTGACACTCAAAGGAATACTTATTTCGAAGAGTTATACGACCGCTACGCCAATAAAGTATATCGAAAGTGTTATTCTTTTGTTTACGATCAGGAAAAAGCTCAGGATTTTACCCATGATATTTTTCTGAAATTGATTGTGAAAATCGGGACGTTCAAAGAAACCTCCAAGTTTTCGACCTGGCTGTATTCGATTACATATAATTATTGTATGGATCAGATCAGAGTCAAAAAGAAACAAAAAGAATATGCTCTAGACGAAAACTACGATATTGAAGATTCGGATGATTCGGGTTTAGTTGAATTACAAAGTCAGGGACTGCATAAGTCTCTGGAAAAAATGCCGAGTGATGAAAAAGCCTTGCTTTTGATGAAATATCAGGACGATTTTAGTATTAAAGAAATATCGGAGACACTGAAAATTTCGGAAAGTGCAGTGAAAATGAGGCTTTTAAGGAGTAAGGATAAACTCAGAAAGCTATATTTGGAAAACATGGCTGTATTTGCTCTGATAATTTTAAAAATTATATATTTATTGCGAAAATGA
- a CDS encoding helix-turn-helix transcriptional regulator has product MAIIVNLDVMMARRKMSLNELSEKVDLTLANLSILKTGKAKAIRFSTLDAICRALDCQPGDILEWRESN; this is encoded by the coding sequence ATGGCCATAATAGTAAATCTTGATGTAATGATGGCCCGCCGCAAAATGAGCCTCAACGAACTCTCGGAAAAGGTTGACCTCACGTTGGCCAACCTCTCTATACTGAAAACCGGCAAAGCCAAAGCAATACGGTTCAGCACACTAGACGCCATCTGCCGAGCCCTCGACTGCCAGCCGGGAGATATTTTGGAGTGGAGGGAGAGTAATTAA
- a CDS encoding mechanosensitive ion channel, which yields MNRLPNIKDILINTFTKLIDQFSTFFSNLVSAVVILLVGWIIAKTVSILIRNVLSKVGIDKVGDKIKEIDAIKKFNLDFKLSKILATVVYIFVMLFLSVSAADTLGVPAISNMFLMLVNFIPKLIVASVMLLIGLFVSDLAKNFVNSLTKSFNIASGKLIGLGVFFFVLFISVILALGQAGINTSLLESSFNILIAGIVLAFSIGYGFASKDILLNIVSSFYSKNKYTEGQIVEISGVKGTIQKMDNTSIVLDTEEGETIFPLKVLQNEKLVVYKK from the coding sequence ATGAACAGACTTCCTAACATTAAAGACATACTCATCAATACTTTTACCAAACTCATTGACCAATTTTCAACTTTCTTTTCTAACCTGGTCAGTGCGGTTGTGATTTTATTAGTAGGATGGATAATTGCAAAAACGGTTTCAATTCTAATCAGAAATGTGCTTTCCAAAGTTGGAATTGATAAAGTTGGGGACAAAATAAAAGAAATTGATGCCATCAAAAAGTTTAACCTTGATTTTAAACTTAGTAAAATTTTGGCAACTGTAGTTTATATTTTTGTCATGCTATTTCTGTCGGTTTCGGCAGCCGACACGCTTGGAGTACCGGCTATTAGCAATATGTTCTTGATGCTGGTAAACTTTATTCCTAAGCTGATTGTGGCCTCGGTAATGCTTTTAATTGGTCTTTTTGTCTCTGATTTGGCAAAAAATTTCGTCAATTCGCTTACCAAATCTTTCAATATTGCATCAGGAAAACTCATAGGTCTTGGTGTGTTTTTCTTTGTACTATTTATTTCGGTAATATTAGCACTTGGCCAGGCTGGTATCAATACATCTTTACTGGAGTCAAGTTTTAATATTTTGATAGCAGGAATAGTGCTGGCTTTCAGTATCGGTTATGGTTTTGCATCTAAAGACATCCTGCTAAATATTGTAAGCTCCTTTTATTCAAAAAACAAATATACTGAGGGTCAGATAGTTGAAATCAGCGGAGTAAAAGGTACAATCCAGAAAATGGACAACACAAGTATCGTTTTAGATACAGAAGAAGGAGAAACTATTTTTCCTTTGAAAGTTTTACAAAACGAAAAACTGGTTGTTTATAAAAAATAA
- a CDS encoding Do family serine endopeptidase has protein sequence MNLSNSWKTALIAVAASVATIAGYKAIDGYRNDVIINEAGSGRNGSLVNFANMPAGQPGDFTYAAGASAPAVVHIKAKSTRTVRQMPSIFDQFFGMDEDFFGGPRTQNQESSGSGVIISEDGYIVTNNHVVDGSSELEVITYNKKSYEATVVGTDPSTDIAVIKIEEKRLPTITFGNSDEVKIGEWVLAVGNPFNLESTVTAGIISAIGRNINILGQNQRGQNSDKKSDSPIESFIQTDAAVNPGNSGGALVNLNGHLIGINTAIASPNGAYAGYAFAVPSSIVKKVSTDLIKFGNVQRGFVGIGPVELNNKNAKEFDVDIDEGIYVAEVTEEGAAKKAGIKKGDVITKVDGIDTKSEPKFRELIGRKRPGEKVVLTINRDGAVKDYSVTLKNNQGGEGLVKKDPELSTAFGKMGIKLEELSSKDKDKLGTKYGVRVAEVDPDGLLAQNANIEEGFIITRVGNVRVSSAKEVRDLINQAQKNGDEGVLICGIYEDRPNRTSCIGIPLE, from the coding sequence ATGAATTTAAGCAACTCTTGGAAAACAGCCCTCATTGCAGTGGCAGCAAGCGTAGCCACCATAGCCGGATACAAAGCCATAGATGGATACCGTAACGATGTGATAATCAACGAGGCAGGTTCGGGTAGAAATGGCTCTTTAGTAAATTTTGCAAATATGCCCGCCGGTCAGCCCGGTGATTTTACTTATGCTGCCGGTGCCTCAGCACCCGCCGTAGTACACATCAAGGCCAAGTCAACACGTACTGTTAGACAGATGCCTTCAATCTTTGATCAGTTTTTTGGAATGGATGAAGACTTCTTCGGTGGTCCGCGAACCCAAAATCAGGAGTCTTCGGGCTCGGGTGTTATCATCTCTGAAGATGGCTATATCGTGACTAACAATCACGTAGTAGATGGATCTTCCGAACTAGAGGTAATCACCTACAATAAAAAATCTTATGAGGCAACGGTAGTAGGTACCGACCCTTCAACAGATATTGCAGTGATAAAAATTGAAGAAAAAAGGCTTCCGACCATAACATTTGGCAACTCCGACGAAGTGAAAATCGGAGAATGGGTATTGGCTGTGGGTAATCCTTTTAACCTTGAATCAACAGTGACTGCAGGTATTATTAGTGCTATCGGACGAAATATCAATATTTTAGGGCAAAACCAGAGAGGTCAGAACTCCGATAAAAAATCAGATTCTCCTATTGAGTCATTTATCCAAACCGACGCTGCCGTAAATCCGGGAAACAGTGGTGGGGCTTTGGTAAACCTTAACGGACATTTGATTGGAATTAATACTGCCATCGCTTCGCCCAATGGTGCTTATGCAGGTTATGCATTTGCGGTGCCATCAAGTATCGTGAAAAAAGTTTCGACTGACCTGATAAAATTTGGCAATGTTCAGCGTGGTTTTGTAGGAATCGGGCCTGTGGAACTAAACAACAAAAACGCCAAAGAATTTGATGTGGATATTGATGAAGGTATTTATGTCGCAGAAGTAACCGAAGAAGGTGCTGCTAAAAAAGCTGGTATCAAAAAAGGCGATGTTATCACCAAAGTGGACGGAATTGACACTAAATCTGAGCCAAAATTCAGAGAATTGATCGGAAGGAAGCGTCCGGGTGAAAAAGTAGTTTTAACCATTAACCGCGACGGGGCAGTAAAAGACTATTCCGTTACTTTGAAAAATAATCAGGGAGGCGAAGGCTTGGTGAAAAAAGACCCTGAGCTATCAACAGCTTTCGGAAAAATGGGAATCAAACTGGAAGAGCTTTCTTCAAAAGACAAAGATAAATTAGGCACAAAATACGGAGTAAGAGTAGCGGAAGTTGATCCTGATGGGCTTTTGGCACAAAATGCCAACATTGAAGAAGGCTTCATCATCACCCGTGTAGGTAATGTGCGTGTGAGCTCTGCCAAAGAAGTGCGGGACCTCATCAATCAGGCACAAAAAAATGGTGACGAAGGGGTGCTCATATGCGGTATATACGAAGACCGCCCTAACCGCACCAGTTGTATCGGAATTCCTTTAGAATAA
- a CDS encoding DUF3810 domain-containing protein, whose translation MKFRGWKIISIILIPVQWLIFKIVASNHQWIEYNYTRGFFRIFSGLLRKAMSNFDFSLGLMLVYFFSGLLILGFLRFLILIRNKKRTFKRLFINILAYFSPLYLFFMLSWGLAYHKMPIEKLMNLNRENISNQEVINLCEALIDSVNIARKRLHENDIEKTSIETVFDKAPEAYENLAIRYPFLTYKNPSIKKAAGSTLLSYMSTSGVYMFPTGEANVNDLGMIYDLPFVTTHEMAHQLGFASEDEANYLAYLACKNHPDPLFRYSAYYGTTFRALGKVWEIDSVYSKRLYNLLIPQVRGDYEKEKNHWKQFQNPIQRYIVSPFYDLFLRSNGVEQGSRSYDLVVELLVAERRKQINGKK comes from the coding sequence ATGAAATTTCGTGGCTGGAAAATCATCAGCATAATTCTTATTCCTGTTCAATGGTTGATATTCAAAATAGTTGCCTCAAATCACCAGTGGATAGAGTATAATTACACCCGCGGATTTTTCAGAATTTTCTCTGGTTTATTGCGAAAAGCCATGTCAAATTTTGATTTTTCGTTGGGTTTGATGTTGGTATATTTTTTTTCGGGACTACTAATATTGGGTTTTTTGAGGTTTTTAATATTGATTAGAAACAAAAAAAGGACTTTTAAGCGGTTGTTTATCAATATTTTGGCATATTTTTCTCCTTTGTATTTGTTTTTTATGCTTAGCTGGGGACTTGCATACCATAAGATGCCAATAGAAAAATTAATGAACCTTAACCGTGAAAATATTAGCAACCAGGAAGTGATTAACCTTTGTGAAGCTCTGATTGATTCCGTGAATATTGCGAGAAAACGGTTACATGAAAATGATATTGAAAAAACTTCCATCGAAACGGTATTTGACAAAGCACCCGAGGCTTACGAAAATTTGGCAATCAGGTATCCATTTTTAACTTATAAAAATCCTTCTATAAAAAAAGCAGCTGGAAGCACCTTGCTTTCATATATGAGCACAAGTGGTGTTTATATGTTTCCAACGGGTGAAGCCAACGTCAACGATTTGGGAATGATTTATGATTTGCCATTTGTTACCACGCACGAAATGGCCCATCAACTGGGTTTTGCATCAGAAGACGAAGCCAATTATTTGGCCTATTTGGCCTGTAAAAATCACCCCGACCCACTGTTCAGATATTCAGCCTATTATGGAACTACCTTCAGGGCATTGGGAAAAGTCTGGGAAATAGACAGTGTTTATTCCAAAAGACTTTATAATTTGCTTATCCCGCAGGTGCGAGGAGATTATGAAAAAGAAAAAAATCACTGGAAACAGTTCCAAAATCCAATCCAGCGGTATATTGTTTCACCTTTTTATGATCTTTTCCTCCGCTCCAATGGCGTGGAGCAGGGTTCCCGTTCTTATGATCTGGTGGTTGAGCTTTTGGTTGCTGAGAGGAGGAAACAGATTAATGGGAAAAAATAA
- a CDS encoding DUF3592 domain-containing protein, with translation MTKEELKVRLQGERYRKPSFWDKNFPKAFWGLGLLLLALACFTAIHNYNFMQKATKTIGEVIRLDGGNYRQGYAPVVQYIDATGKARLFYSTEFSRPPRFEIGQKVSIYYNKKDPQDASMGFSWLFIFVLLGLGIVFTFFGIIFQKFFSS, from the coding sequence ATGACCAAAGAAGAATTAAAAGTCCGGCTTCAGGGCGAAAGATACCGTAAGCCCTCATTTTGGGATAAAAACTTCCCAAAGGCATTTTGGGGTTTGGGCTTATTATTACTGGCTTTGGCCTGTTTTACGGCCATCCATAATTACAATTTTATGCAAAAAGCCACAAAAACAATTGGTGAAGTGATCAGACTTGATGGTGGAAATTACCGACAAGGATATGCTCCGGTTGTTCAGTATATTGATGCTACAGGAAAAGCAAGGTTGTTTTATTCAACAGAATTTAGCCGTCCACCCAGATTTGAAATCGGTCAAAAAGTGTCCATATATTACAATAAAAAAGACCCCCAAGATGCCAGCATGGGTTTTTCCTGGTTATTCATTTTTGTGCTTTTAGGCTTAGGTATAGTATTTACTTTTTTCGGAATAATTTTTCAAAAATTTTTTAGCTCATGA